A genomic segment from Malaclemys terrapin pileata isolate rMalTer1 chromosome 1, rMalTer1.hap1, whole genome shotgun sequence encodes:
- the LOC128830526 gene encoding uncharacterized protein LOC128830526 yields MKDRGHNRDAQQCRVKIKALRQVYQKAREANGRSGAEPQTCRFYTELHAILGGAATTTPTVCFDFVNGETRKREAGSGYAEDDDDDEDNEDSSQQGSGETGFPKSQDMFITLDLEPVTPKLTQGVLPDPEGTQGTSAANVSPLQRLAKIRRRKRWTRDDMFTELQMSSHAERAQQNAWRQSMSDYRKAQYEREERWRAESRDEQSKWRAEDDRWRQLADRRQESMLWLLEHQTDMIQHMVELQERKQEQRLPLQDPV; encoded by the exons atgaaggacagaggccataacagggacgcacagcagtgccgcgtgaaaattaaggcgcTAAGGCAAGTCTACcaaaaagccagagaggcaaacggaaggtctggggcagagccgcaaacatgccgcttctacacggagctgcatgccattctagggggtgcagccaccactaccccaaccgtgtgctttgacttcgtcaatggagaaacacgcaaaagggaagcgggttcggggtacgcggaagatgatgatgatgatgaagacaatgaagatagctcacaacaaggaagcggagaaaccggtttccccaaaagccaggatatgtttatcaccctggacctggaaccagtaacccccaaactcacccaaggcgtgctcccagaccctgagggcacacaagggacctctg ctgcaaatgtttctcctttgcagaggctagcaaagattagaaggagaaaacggtggactcgggatgatatgttcacggagctccagatgtcctcccacgctgaaagagcacagcagaatgcgtggaggcagtcaatgtcagactacagaaaagcacaatatgaacgagaggagaggtggcgggctgaatcgcgggatgaacagagcaagtggcgggctgaagatgataggtggcgtcagcttgcagacagaaggcaagagtcgatgctctggctgctggagcatcaaactgatatgatccagcatatggttgagctgcaggaaaggaagcaggagcagagactgccgctacaggaccctgtgtaa